TCACCGATGGTCCGTGTTTCTCGAACAACACGAGTTGGGATCTCCACCGCCCTCGTGGCTGGCCTCCAGCCGGTGGGATGGCATCCTTTGCCGCCCCACAGATCCCTTGCTGGCTCGCCGCATCCGACGCATGAAGGTACCCGTGGTGGATCTCAACGATTTGCACGAGGATCTCGGGCTGCCCTGGGTGGGCTCGGATCATGCCGCAATCGGCCGCATGTCGGCCATTCATTTTATTGAACGGGGCTTTCGTCAATTCGCTTTCTGTGGATTCAGCGGAGAACTCTGGGCCACACGGCGAAGAGACGGCTTTACTTCGACTGTGGAGCAGCATGGATTTCCCTTTTCAATTTATGAATCTCCATGGCGCGGACCGGACGCGCCGCGTTGGGACCTGGAGATCGATCGCATCGGCCAATGGCTGAGGCGCCTGCCCAAGCCCGTGGCCGTCATGGCCTGCAACGACGTGCGCGGGTTGCATCTCCTCGATGCCTGCCAGCGAGCGGGGATGCTCGTCCCGGAAGACGTTGCGGTCATGGGCGTGGATAATGAGGAAATCCTCTGCGACCTTTGTAATCCCCCCCTTTCCAGCGTCGATCCCGATCCGGAACGGATCGGATACGAAGCGGCCGAACTTCTGGATTTGCTGATGACAGGCAAGGCGCCGCCGCGACAGCGGACTTTGATCGAACCGCTTGCAGTTGTGACACGCCATTCTTCGGATGTCTTTGCCGTGGAGGATCGGCACGTGGCGGCTGCGGTGCGTTTTATCCGCGAAAAAGCCCTGCATGGTTGCCGGGTCGAGGACGTGTTGAAACATGTGCGGGTGTCGCGCAGCTTTCTCGAGCGCAAGTTTCGCCAGTATCTCAAGCGCTCGCCACAGGAAGAGATTCGAGCCTTCCAACTCAATCGCGTCAAGCAATTGCTCAGGGAAACCGATTTTACCCTGGAACGAATCGCCGGCCTTTCGGGCTTTGATCACCCTGAGTATCTCAGCGTGGTATTCAAGCGTCTCACAGGCCAGAGCCCGGGCTCATTTCGAAAGCAATTCGGAAAGCCCAAGGCCACGAACGGGCAAAGTATGGATAAATCGCGTTAGAACAAATTGCGTTTATATTCCCGCAATGATGCAGGGCCATTGAACATGAAGCCACGCTGGTGAGCGCCGATAAAAGATTCCGCAAATTTCCCAAACGGCGGTTGTTGAACCCGCTCAAACCATCCACATAAAAAATTATAAA
This region of Candidatus Methylacidiphilales bacterium genomic DNA includes:
- a CDS encoding XylR family transcriptional regulator — its product is MGIQKVCRAKVDPVPVRNSKGSIRRPPQVALIIETSVSYGRRLLTGIARYLRSHHRWSVFLEQHELGSPPPSWLASSRWDGILCRPTDPLLARRIRRMKVPVVDLNDLHEDLGLPWVGSDHAAIGRMSAIHFIERGFRQFAFCGFSGELWATRRRDGFTSTVEQHGFPFSIYESPWRGPDAPRWDLEIDRIGQWLRRLPKPVAVMACNDVRGLHLLDACQRAGMLVPEDVAVMGVDNEEILCDLCNPPLSSVDPDPERIGYEAAELLDLLMTGKAPPRQRTLIEPLAVVTRHSSDVFAVEDRHVAAAVRFIREKALHGCRVEDVLKHVRVSRSFLERKFRQYLKRSPQEEIRAFQLNRVKQLLRETDFTLERIAGLSGFDHPEYLSVVFKRLTGQSPGSFRKQFGKPKATNGQSMDKSR